One Mercurialis annua linkage group LG3, ddMerAnnu1.2, whole genome shotgun sequence DNA window includes the following coding sequences:
- the LOC126674942 gene encoding stemmadenine O-acetyltransferase-like, whose translation MNSEIKVMITTRETLKPSSPTPQTLKNFKLSLLDQLSPAAYVPMIIYYAPNCSDPDGLQTRHLLKKSLSKMLTKFYPLAGTLKDNHYMDCNDHGVDFFEAKVNCPLSDILRKPETDVLNQFLPSVSSEMEFQVAIQVNTFICGGIAIGTNISHKLVDGITFTSFMNVWASMARGSDDYSPPIFVGPDFFPPKDLSGLFNQVLDIPKAKNITKRFVFELSKIAALRERIYGSSCPNPPSRVEILSALIWKWAMEVKSSLNRNSPSYLTQTVNLRPRMNPPLPDSAAGNFLWLAIAKEPINFLGLHDLVHEVQKSLKKLDNEYVKKIQGEDGLLVLGETLDEIGELVLKDADIYRFTSLRKFELYEADFGWGKPVWVSSAELAFKNVIMLIETK comes from the coding sequence ATGAATTCAGAAATTAAAGTCATGATAACAACTAGAGAAACCCTTAAACCATCATCTCCAACTCCTCAAACCCTAAAAAACTTCAAGCTTTCCCTCCTAGACCAGCTTTCTCCTGCAGCCTATGTTCCTATGATCATCTACTACGCACCAAATTGTTCTGATCCTGACGGACTCCAAACCCgtcaccttttaaaaaaatctctatcaaaaatgttaaccaaatTCTATCCATTAGCAGGAACACTGAAAGATAATCATTACATGGACTGCAACGATCACGGCGTTGATTTCTTCGAAGCCAAAGTGAACTGTCCACTTTCAGACATTCTCAGGAAACCTGAAACAGATGTACTGAATCAGTTTTTACCTTCTGTTTCATCTGAAATGGAGTTCCAAGTAGCTATTCAAGTAAACACTTTTATCTGCGGAGGAATTGCGATTGGTACGAATATATCTCACAAGCTTGTCGATGGTATCACATTCACTTCCTTCATGAACGTATGGGCTTCAATGGCTCGAGGCTCTGATGATTATTCGCCACCCATTTTCGTCGGACCGGATTTCTTTCCTCCAAAAGATTTGTCCGGGTTGTTTAATCAGGTTCTTGATATACCAAAAGCCAAAAACATAACTAAGAGATTCGTGTTTGAGCTTTCAAAAATTGCTGCATTAAGAGAAAGAATATACGGTAGTTCATGTCCTAATCCCCCGAGTCGCGTTGAAATACTGTCTGCATTAATCTGGAAATGGGCTATGGAAGTAAAATCATCATTGAACAGAAACAGCCCATCTTACCTGACACAGACTGTGAATTTACGTCCGAGGATGAATCCGCCGTTACCAGATTCTGCAGCAGGAAATTTTCTTTGGCTGGCAATTGCAAAAGAGCCAATAAATTTTCTTGGCCTACATGATTTGGTGCATGAGGTGCAAAAATCTTTGAAGAAATTGGATAATGAGTATGTGAAGAAAATACAAGGAGAGGATGGGCTATTAGTATTAGGAGAGACTCTTGATGAAATAGGAGAACTTGTTTTAAAAGATGCAGACATATACAGATTCACTAGTCTAAGGAAATTTGAGCTTTATGAAGCAGATTTTGGGTGGGGAAAGCCAGTTTGGGTGAGCAGTGCAGAATTGGCATTCAAGAATGTGATTATGCTGATTGAAACAAAATAA